From one Humulus lupulus chromosome 8, drHumLupu1.1, whole genome shotgun sequence genomic stretch:
- the LOC133796576 gene encoding BTB/POZ and TAZ domain-containing protein 3 — MEETCCLMCHPNKPIPILMASPDIYSASSWPIPPLSPSSSSTSTGYSIDLDIRLDESHHSLPLTSSSTPTTSYNYTIPHPPPLIPPPPPPPPNKTSITTTHVNNNYSCCSVPKETLETWDKLFKEGQGADVYVISTHDHEGSSSSYVLAHSSVLGAASPVMANLLQQARVKNGMRYINIPGVPYNSLHMFIRFLYSSCFEKEEMNKFVLHLLLLSHSYSVPSLKRTCIHFIEQGWLTNESVVDVLQLARNCDAPRLSLVCVRRIVKDFKAISSTQGWKVMKRVNPALEQELLEAVVEADTTKEERLKRMEEKKVYLQLNEAMEAILHICRDGCRTIGPRDKVLKGSQVACGFPACKGLETLVRHFSSCKTRVPGGCVHCKRMWQLLELHSRLCNDPDTCKVPLCRHFKEKVLHQCKKDEAKWKVLVSKVIAAKNARGAFPGQRSGFS, encoded by the exons ATGGAAGAAACCTGCTGCTTGATGTGCCATCCAAACAAGCCCATACCAATTT TAATGGCTTCGCCTGATATTTACTCAGCCTCCTCCTGGCCAATACCACCCCTTTCTCCTTCATCCTCATCCACATCCACTGGGTATTCCATAGACTTGGATATTCGTTTAGACGAATCACATCATAGTCTACCATTAACTTCCAGTTCCACACCCACCACCTCATATAATTATACCATTCCCCACCCACCACCTCtgattcctcctcctcctcctcctcctcctaacAAAACCTCCATAACCACCACTCATGTCAACAACAACTACTCCTGTTGCTCTGTCCCAAAAGAAACATTGGAGACATGGGACAAACTCTTCAAGGAAGGACAGGGTGCGGATGTCTATGTTATTAGTACCCACGACCACGAAGGCTCCTCCTCATCCTATGTTCTAGCTCATTCCAGTGTACTG GGTGCTGCATCACCAGTGATGGCGAATTTATTGCAGCAAGCGAGAGTTAAGAATGGTATGCGATACATTAACATTCCTGGGGTGCCCTACAATTCCCTCCATATGTTTATACGTTTTCTTTACTCATCCTG CTTTGAAAAGGAGGAAATGAACAAGTTCGTTCTCCACCTCTTGCTCCTATCGCACTCCTACTCGGTTCCATCATTGAAAAGGACTTGTATACACTTCATTGAGCAGGGTTGGCTGACCAACGAGAGCGTGGTAGATGTGCTTCAGTTAGCAAGGAACTGCGATGCACCACGCCTCTCCTTGGTTTGTGTGCGTAGGATTGTCAAAGATTTCAAGGCCATATCTTCAACCCAAGGTTGGAAAGTAATGAAGAGGGTTAATCCTGCTCTTGAACAGGAGTTACTAGAAGCCGTAGTAGAGGCAGATACT ACAAAGGAAGAGAGGTTAAAGAGAATGGAAGAGAAGAAAGTATACTTACAACTGAATGAGGCAATGGAAGCCATACTTCACATATGCAGGGATGGTTGCAGAACAATAGGCCCACGTGACAAAGTGCTTAAAGGGAGTCAAGTTGCCTGTGGCTTCCCGGCATGTAAAGGGCTTGAAACCTTAGTCCGCCATTTCTCCAGTTGCAAAACTCGTGTTCCAGGGGGCTGTGTACACTGCAAGCGCATGTGGCAGCTTCTTGAGCTGCATTCTCGTTTGTGTAACGACCCTGATACATGCAAAGTCCCGCTTTGCAG GCATTTCAAGGAGAAAGTTCTGCATCAGTGCAAGAAGGACGAAGCCAAGTGGAAAGTGTTGGTAAGCAAAGTAATAGCGGCAAAGAATGCAAGGGGAGCCTTCCCTGGTCAGCGCTCCGGTTTCTCATGA